CATTGAGCTCTCAGCTTACCTCGAAAAAATCGAGGGCAAGACTCAGACCGCCGTCTGGGCCAAGAACGAAATAGAAGCCCTGATGAGGGCTCCAAAACTGTCAAAGATGACTTTAACTGACAGTATCAGGTCTTCGAGTGAGTACTTGAAGAGAGTGAAGCGTCTGTTCTTGGCACTGGCCAGTTTTCCAAAAGCGGCCTCGGCCTACGCTCAAGCAGAGACTGTCTTCACGCTCCAGGATCAGTTAAAAATCCAAAGATCCTCACTCGCTATTCAGACCGAGATTCTCACCGAACTAAAGCTTCAGATAAGAAGATCTGAGATCGAGTCGAGAAGCTTTGACGAATTGATGACCCAGGAATTCATCAAACGACGGGGAGTTCAGCCATGAGCTTTGAATTCACTCAAAAAATGAGCGGCGAGGTATTTCGAGAGACCAAGAGCTATATCATCCTGATTTTTCCAGTGCTCTTCTTTTTGAGACTTTTATATCTCAACATGACGGCGGCCTCGGCCCGAGACTATGGAGATCTGCTCAAAGGAGCGGCCCTCTTTCTGGCCCTTCTTCTCTCCTATGAATATCTCCTTTCCTTAACTTTTGATTTCTCAAGAGCTTTAGAGGGCGACATGAGCGAGCACGCAAGAGAGAGAGTCCTGTCTTCACAAAAGAGTCCCATTCCCACACCCGGTCTCTCCATGATCCGAAAGACTCTGGGTCTACTCAGCTCAATACTCTATTATTTGGCTCAAGGCCTCTTCGTCATAGCCCTGATATTTATGTCAGCCCTTGCCCCGATAGTTTTTCTCTTCGGCACAGTTTTATCCATGCCGTCCCTCATCAAGATCTTCTTTTTTCTCATTCTCATCGGCTCTTCTTGGCCCCTGATGTTTTCTGTTTTTGACCGCGTAGGCGGAACCTTGATGCAAAGTGATCTCAAATCAGAGAGTCTCATCTTCTCCTGGGCCATTGATTTTCTCATTGAACTGTTTAAGATCATAGGACCTCTTTCCTTCTGTAAAATTCTTCTTCAATCTCCATTCGGAAGCTCCGCCCTCTCTTCTCTCTCGTTCGGAGCAAGATCCGCTGGAAGAATAGCCGGGGGCTTCGGTCACGCATCGGCCTATTGCCTCCCTCCTCAAGGTCAGTCTCTAAAACAACGATACTCCCCTCACCGCTCTCCCGCACGATTGGGGCACGGGGGTTCCAATGGGTCAGCACCCTTTGGGTCGAGAGCCATGGGATCGAGATCCCTCGGATCAGGATTCAATAGACCCAAATCTAATGGATCGGGACCAATTGGTATTGGAGTCAGTCAAAATGGACGGCACATGGATCAGCCGGCTTGCTCGATGGAATCATATGAACGTCTGTCAGAGGATGATTCTTCACCCTTACCCTACTACTCGAGATTCAGAGGCTCTGCGGATTTAGGAAAAGGCCCATCAAGTCCGACAGCCTCTCACTCATCAAATATGACTTCCCACAAAAAAGGCAAGCTTGGCAAAAGCCCCGAATCATCGAGTGGAGATCGTGGATTTAATGTTTCGAAGTCAGATCATGGCCTGGCACAACTTTCAGAATCAAAAAGAGAAATCAGTGGCGCAGCCTCTTACCTGTCAAATCATTCTGATTTGACAGGTCCTATTAAAAAGAAAAACTCCAATTCGCAGATGTCTTCTCCTGCCTCTCAGTCCAATCGAGGATTCAGGAATCAGGCGCTCACGGATTCACATTTCGAAAAGAGAGCGAGAGAGACAATGAAAGAGAGGACTCGGACATGAAACTTGCCTTTGAAATCCTTAAAGTTCATCTGTTGAAATCATTTCTTTTTCTTAGCCTTTTTTGTTGGGCCTCTTTTGCCACTTTTCAAGCAATCAAAAATCAGGGAAAAACTCTTCTGATCGGCATTGACTCAAACGGTACGAGAATCATCACAAGCCAAGATGACCCACTGTTTAAGACCGAATTGATCTCGTTTTTGAAACACTATTTCTCGAAGGCCTATAATTTCTCTGCTCAGGATTTCTCTCAAAACGTTGGTGAGGCCACAAACCTCATGTCAGAAACCTTATGGAGGAGTGAGGGTGAAAATATTCAGAAACTAAAAGCACTTGTTGAAAAGTCAGGTCTTCTTCAAATAGCGAGACTCAGACAGCTCAATCAGGTCGAAAAGGATACTTTTCAAGCTCTGCTCCAGATCGAGCAAAAATCCCGTCTTCAGGTCGAGAGCTTTGAAATGAAGGTCACGCTTAAGATCGAAAAGGTGGAGAGAGCAGAGCTAAACCCCTGGGGCATGGAAATCACATCTATCACGGAGGAAAAACTATGAGGTTTATGGCCCTTTTTCCCTACAGATTCGTGCATATTTCGAGTGTTTTTATGTGTTTTTTGCCCAGTTTTTGGGCCTCCTCCCAGCCCAGGATATCCTCTCAGTTCTTTGACCGCTCAAAAGTTGGCTTAATCTACATCAGACCCGGACTCTCAAGTCTCATTCAATTTCCCTGCGAGATTGACGAAGCCAAGGTCGGATTAAAATCAAGCCTCGATGTCCAGATTTCAAAAACCCTTAAGTCCGAGCTCGTCTTGTCGGCAAGAACAAACCTCGCTGATCCCACAAACCTCATCGTTCGCTGCTCTCATGGACTTTTTGTCTTTGACGTCATTGCCAATCAGAAAAACCACCAAGACGTGATCCGAATTCTCGGCGGAACCAAAGGACCTGTGTTTTTTGAAAAGTCTTTAGATCAGATGGATCAAAATGGAGAGCGCCAAGACGGAAGTAAAATCAAAAATCAATTCCAGGCCAAAGACAAAAGCCCAACAGCTGCTGAAATCAAAAGATCTCCCTCTCTTTCTGAAATACTCAAGAAAACAGCCAAGCCCATAGGACAAGTCTCAATCCCGTCAGGCGAAAAAGATCAGACCCTTGTCCCCCCATCCAAAACAAATTGGCAATCTCAATCAGCTCGCAAAACCCCAGCCCCTACAAAAAAGGACAACATTAGATGAAGCCAATCGCACTTCTCTGTTTATTTCTATTTCTTGAAAGCTTTAAAGCTTTTGCGTCAAATAAAACTCTCGATGGCAGTCCCCTCATCGTACTTGAGGATCCTTCTCAAAGTTCGGCTCCAAAAAGTGGAGATGGTCTTCAAGAAGAAAAGCAAAACGAAGACAGCTTAAGTCTTAAAATAAATCCAAAAACAGAAACTATAGAAGCCGTTAAAAAAAGTCCCCTCAGTTTCAAAAGGGGGAATTCTAAAGCTCGCCCCCCTTTGAACTCATCAAGCGGCTTGACCTCAAATCTTCCGGCCCATTACTTGGTGAGTCACTTTTCAAAACAAACGTATACCGAGAGCTTCACACTTCTTCCCACTGATTCTATCAAAGAGAAGCTGAAGTCCATCAGGCCAGGAGACATTCTTCGAGCTCAAGTCGAGCACTCAGTGATCGCCTTTGCCGATGAAAAGGCACCCGTGATCGCTCGGATCATTTCGGGAAGTCTTGCCTCATCAAGACTTGTCGGATTCTCGCGCCTTGAGTCCAACTCAAATCGAGTCTTCATTGATTTTGAACTGCTCTCTCCAAAATCCAAGACCTCTTCTTTTTCCTTTAAGGGAACTGCTCTGACCGATCTCGGCACACCCGGCTTTGAGGGAATCTATCATTCAAAAGAGGCCAAGTATTTTGCGGGTGATTTTATCTCTACTTTTATGGCCGCCTATTTTGACGCCCAGGTTCCAAAATACACGAACCCATTTGGAGGAACAATCGAGGACACCTCGATGAACTCCGCTACAAAAAAAGCTCTCAGCCAAAGTGCCATGAGCTCGGCTGAGAGGTTTCGAGAAAAGCTTAAAAAGTTTCCCGAGTTCTCAGAGCTCAAAGGTCCCTTTGAAATTCAAGTCCTCGTTCTTGCCCCTGCCATTGAAAAACTAACAATCAACAAAAGGAGTCACAAATGCCCGTTATCAAACTCAACCCGGAAGCTGGAAATCGAATCAAGTTTTTCAAGGAACACGCCAAAGGCTTAGGCCTGAGAAGTTCTGATTGGACAAAAATTATCTCCCAACTTCTCCTCCATGAAAAAGAGGACGCCTGGTGGAAGCTCATCAACCGATATGCCGAGGAATCTTTTCTGATCGGAAAGGCCATTTCAGATCCCGAGGTCAGAGGAAAACTTCTGGGGTTGGTGAAGTCCTCGCCTCCCAGATCGAGGTTGATAGAAAACAAAGACCACCAGATCGCTCCGGAAATTGTCTTAAGAAAACACGGCGAGAGGCTATGAAAATAAAGAGCCTCTTTTTTTCTCCCTGTACCATTGCCTGTACCGCGACCTGTACCGCTGGGTGTACCGCGACACCATAGCTCAACGGTACAGGCAACGGTACACCCGAGGGGGAGTTAAATTATTGAAATGAATGGTTTTGGGCTCTGGCTATGTACTTCGTCCATTTTGTTGACCACCCACCCCCAACAAGTAGTTGAGGTCGGGTGGTCAACAAACCGCCAGAGCCCATTTCGGACGAAGATTTTGAAGTCAGATGAAGAGCACAAAAAAAGAGATTGGAGGGGGTGCAACATGAGGGGAAGAGAAACGGCTGATCTAAAGAAAAGGGAGAAAGTGTGATCGTGAATTTTATCAAAAAATCAGTTGATAGAGAGTATGAAATCCAACCAATTCCTCTTCAAAGATTTTCGAACTCTCTTTACGTTTTTGGTTACGGTTTAGGTTACGTTTTAAGGCTTCAAAAAATCACAGGTAAAACGTACCCTCAGACGTACCCCTCAAATTCATATCCCATTGAAATGAAATGTATTCTTGGCTCGGGCTTTGGCTGTAGCCAATCTCAAGACCACCCACCCCCAACGAGTAATTGGGGTCGGGTGGTCTTGAGAACGCCCGAGCCATTCGGAAAGGTCCAAAGGATTGGAATAATAACAGGGGCTGAGGTCAGAGAAATGAAGAGTATTTTTGAAGCCAAGATAGGAAATGATGAAAGGGAGAAAGCGTGAAGTCGCCAGAGAGATTTTTTAAAGAGCCCATGTCGCTGACAAAAAGAGATCTTCATCTGCTTGAGTTCTTAAATGAAATGGGGCCCATGGGAGTTGAGCCTTTGGCCTTTGCCTTCTGGGGACAGGACTGCTGGGAGACGAAACTCAAAAATTCAAGAGCTCGCATCAATCGCCTCAGAACAAATGGACTCATCGAGGCCATTGTTTTTGGGAAGAAAAATCTCTTCTATCGAACAACGCCCATCGGAGTTTCAGCTCTTAAGTGGTACCGCCCGGAAGTCCGCCAGCTCAAACCAACAGCTCAATTTTCATTTAATGTAAACCACTCGGCCCTTGTCGCCTGGACCAGAGTGAAACTTGAACAACTCTCGATAGCCAGTTTTTGGAGATCCGAAAGACGGCTCATCAGCGAAGACCTTCCGATTCAGAGAAAGACCTTGATGAGTAAAATGAAGGTCTTCATCCCTGACGGCGTCTACTCAAACTCATCCGAAAAAAACGTGATCTTTGAAATGGAGCACTATCCAAAATCTCCCTCTCAGAGAAAAACCAGAGTCTCGCAAATCAAGGGGCTATTGACCTACCTCCCCGCTCACTACCATCAACTTCACATCGTCTGCACATCCCAAATTGTCGCAGAGAGTTACAAGACAATGACTCAGGGACTTAAATCTGAGGTTCAGTGGATAGGAGAAATTTTTAATCAAAGGGAGCTTCAGCATGTCCTCAAAAAATAGGATGAATGAAAACGATCAAAATGGAGTTCTCATTGTCTCAGGCAGTTTGGGTGGAGTTCTTCTTCTTTTAAAAGTAGCCAAACTCTTGCCCATGGTTCTCTTAGGCCTTTTTTTTGGCCTGGTTTTAACTGGAGCCTGGGGACTTCAAAAATCCATACGGGTAAAGTGCTTCATCTTTTTTTCCAACTTCATGGTCCCCTTATCACTCGTGATTTTCATCTTTGGATTTCCAACGCATGGTCACATCTACTGGGGGATCTTTGAGTATCAGTGGGGAATAGATCTCTTCCACTGGGGAGCCTCGTCTTATAACAACTGGATTGAGACAGGACCATTTTTCGGATGGATCAAAAAATTCCTCAAATTGAAGTCCTTCTCCACAGTTGATGTCCAGCTCTACTTGTTAAAGATTTTTCTCATAGGTCTTTTGTCTCAACTTGGATTTCTCTTCCTCAACATCTTTTGAGAGGGGCACTGTCGAAAAACCTCATGGCCCCTTTGGCCGATGGGTTCTATCAGTGCCTAAAGCCCCTTCTCGATTCTGTTTTCTTGAGGTCCTTAAAGCTGGACACTCCTCAAAGGGAGAGTTTTTTGAAGGTAGGATTTTCAGGTCTATTTATCTTGTCAGGCGTTTTTGAACAATTCTCAGACGTCGCTCCCATGATTCAGGCCGCAGCTCTCCCCTATTTCCTTTTCCCACTGTTAGGAGTCTCCATTCTCCACATGTCTCCCCTTTTGGCGAAAGCCATTCTTAAGGCTTCAGAAGATCGGATTCCTCTTGAGGACGAAATTTTGATCGGTCACAAAATTGGAAACAAAAATGAGCCTGTCTATTTAACCAAGGCCAATCTCAATTATCATGTTCAGCTCATCGGCGGCAGTGGTGCTGGAAAAACCACCTTGATTCAGGTCATTCTCAAAAGTCTGATACCAAAAAAAATGGGCATCATCTTTGTCGATCTCAAAGCCGACTTTGATACGATTCAATGGATCAAAAATGAAGCCCAAAGATCTGATCGATTGAAAGATCTCGAATTCTTCTGTCTCACTCAGCATAAAATTTCAAAGCCCTACAATCCCATCAAACACGGCACACCTCAGGAAATTCTCTCTCAGATCATGAACTCACTCGATTGGTCTGAGGAATATTATAAGAAAACCGCCTCCCGAGCTCTCTCAGATCTTCTCTTAGCTCTTTGTCAAATCAGAGATCAGGAGGTGTTCCATTCACTCTCTCAGATTTGGCTCACTATCTCTCTCATCCTGATGAACTTGAAACTTTGGCCGTCTCTGAATTTTTGGACAATGAAACAAAAGAAACTCTCAGAAATAGAGCTGAGTCCCTAAGAGAAAAAGACGGATCGCGGCAAATTTCAGGACTTCTCTCCGATCTTATCAATATATATAGATCCTCAGCCGGCCCCCTCATCGGAAAAGAATCTCTCTCCCCTTCAGCCATTGATCTGAAAGAGACCATCAAACAAGGCAAAATCACCTACTTTCTTCTCAACTCCATGGCCGACAAAGCGTCTTGCACCCAACTTGGAAAATTAGTTCTTCAAGATCTCATCAGATCCGTAGGTCAAATCTATGACGAGGTCCCTGAAAAAGATCGACACCCCTGTCTATTAATCGTCGATGAGTTCGCAAGCTTTGCCACAGACAATTTCATCGATCTTCTCAATAGAGCCAGAGGAGCAAAACTTGGAATCATGGTGGCCCACCAATCCCGAGGATCTCATGAAAGTCTCCCCACTTTTTGTGATCAATTAGAAAGAAACTGCAATACCAAACTGATTTTCGGAACCGACAGCCCCGATGACGCCGAGTACTTTGCCTCCATGGCCGGAACTCGAAGCATACAAAAATCAACGGTGCGTTATAAACAAGGACTACTTTGGGATCAAAATACAGGTGAAAAATCAGTCAGGGACACTGAGGAATTTGTCGTGCACCCAAATCAAATCCGACAACTCGGACAAGGACAGGTGTTGAAGATTTCGCGATTGCTAAGTGCCGAGGTTGTGATCACCAATGTTACCCCACCATCAGATAACGCTGCACGACCGAAGAATAGTCTAGGAAATTTTTTACTTCACAAACTTTTTTTTGTTCGCTTAAATTAGATAAGGTTTAAGTATTCAGATAATAAACGATACGAACTTCAACTGGAGCTTTTTATGACGCCTAAGATGACCGCTAAAGATGCCGCAGAATTTCTTGGGATATCTCTTCAAGGGATTAACAAAGCCTTGAAATCTAGAGATGTGACCTTCAAGAAATCAGCTAACAGAATATACTTCAGTCATGATGCAGCAAGAAAACGTTTTCAGCTGCCCGTAAAACAGAAGACCCTTGCGTTTCAAGTTGTAAAAGGTGGAACCGGAAAAACTGCAATTGGGCTAAACGTGGCGATAAGAGCGTCTCTGTACGGTCTACGAGTGCTCTGCATTGACATTGACCAACAAGGAAACCTTACGAATCTTCTTGGAATTGACGGTGAAGAATACAAATGCATGTTTGATGCTCTTACCGATCCAAAATTAGTTTTCTGATCTGATCATTTCAGCTCTTCCAGGTATCGACCTTGTTCCGAGCAACTTGGATAATGCTCTCCTTGAAAATACATTGGTTATAAAAAAAATTAGACTCGATAAGGTATATGAGCAAAGAATCAAAGATGTTAAAGATCAATATGATCTAATAGTCCTTGATTGCCCTCCGGCACTAGGCGCTAACAACGCGGCCGCTGCATTAGCTAGCGACTTGGTTGTGTGCGTGGTTGATCCTGATAGCAATGCTATAAAAGGATTGCTGTACTCGTACCAGGAAATAACCCGTCTGGCAGAGGATAACGAACGAACCATACCTGTAAAAATTGTCCTCAATAAGTTTGATAAAAGAACAAGTCTTTCACACGACACGTTGGAAAAATTGATCAAGCATGAGGTTTTTGGTCCCATGCTTTACAAGTCATATGTCGGCACAAATCAGCAAATTCCAAATGCTAGCGCCAGCTTAACATCGATTTTGACTCACTCAAAGACTCTAGCGCTAAGGTGGACATAGATCTACTCACCAGAGAGATTTTGGAATTAGACCAAGCATTGGTACGCCGTAACCAAGAGAGGGAGTCAAAACCAAATAGTACCGGAGAGGCATCGGATATCATTTCTAACTCTTCAACCAATTAAACACACACCGAGGAATTTAAAATGCCAAGAATCGTTGAGGGTGAATCAAAATTAGGCCTGAAAAAGACGAACAAGGAGAGACGCAGAGCGTGGGCTTCAATTGACGATGCCCTAGATGAGGCTTGCCGGTATTGATCACAAAAAAATTGAGAACAAAAAAACACATAGTGAAGTTAATCTCCAACCGCAAAACAACATTGATTTTGACAAGAGTCATTTAAATGAACGAGATTTGGCTACATCAGGAGCAACGCAATCCCCTGCCGCTGCTATTGACGAAATCAACCTGGATGATTCTCGAAACGCCAGACCATTTCAACCCGGTTTTAACCCGGTTGAAACCGGGTTTGATAACGCGGTTATACATGACTCGATTGGAGGTAAAAATCAGTCGTCTCATGATCAGAATCAGAGGCCACGTATTAGCCAGACTCAAATTCGAGAAAAAACGATTAACCCGGTTAAACCAGATCTAATTAACCCGGTTATCAATGTGGTAGCTTCTAACTCTGCAGAAAATGAAACCTCACCAGAAGGTGTCTATATTTCATCTGAAATCAATTTACCTGAAAAACCTACCTCCAAGTTACAAAATCCATCAAATAACCCGGTTAAACAACCCGGTTACAACCTGGTTGAAAAAAATGGTGTCGCCAAATTGAACGAGCTATTAAACCACCCGCCAGATCACCACATCAGAAAAAA
This genomic stretch from Bdellovibrionales bacterium harbors:
- a CDS encoding DUF87 domain-containing protein, giving the protein MKVGFSGLFILSGVFEQFSDVAPMIQAAALPYFLFPLLGVSILHMSPLLAKAILKASEDRIPLEDEILIGHKIGNKNEPVYLTKANLNYHVQLIGGSGAGKTTLIQVILKSLIPKKMGIIFVDLKADFDTIQWIKNEAQRSDRLKDLEFFCLTQHKISKPYNPIKHGTPQEILSQIMNSLDWSEEYYKKTASRALSDLLLALCQIRDQEVFHSLSQIWLTISLILMNLKLWPSLNFWTMKQKKLSEIELSP
- a CDS encoding TraM recognition domain-containing protein, translated to MAVSEFLDNETKETLRNRAESLREKDGSRQISGLLSDLINIYRSSAGPLIGKESLSPSAIDLKETIKQGKITYFLLNSMADKASCTQLGKLVLQDLIRSVGQIYDEVPEKDRHPCLLIVDEFASFATDNFIDLLNRARGAKLGIMVAHQSRGSHESLPTFCDQLERNCNTKLIFGTDSPDDAEYFASMAGTRSIQKSTVRYKQGLLWDQNTGEKSVRDTEEFVVHPNQIRQLGQGQVLKISRLLSAEVVITNVTPPSDNAARPKNSLGNFLLHKLFFVRLN
- a CDS encoding ParA family protein gives rise to the protein MDNALLENTLVIKKIRLDKVYEQRIKDVKDQYDLIVLDCPPALGANNAAAALASDLVVCVVDPDSNAIKGLLYSYQEITRLAEDNERTIPVKIVLNKFDKRTSLSHDTLEKLIKHEVFGPMLYKSYVGTNQQIPNASASLTSILTHSKTLALRWT
- a CDS encoding AAA family ATPase → MTPKMTAKDAAEFLGISLQGINKALKSRDVTFKKSANRIYFSHDAARKRFQLPVKQKTLAFQVVKGGTGKTAIGLNVAIRASLYGLRVLCIDIDQQGNLTNLLGIDGEEYKCMFDALTDPKLVF